aacccaattttgttcaacccattttttcaattttttgcgTTCATTTGCAGCCtaagatccgtgctagagcacgggttgaaattcatttatttatattataattttttatataaaatataatttatgtgattgttttttaaagtttttttggataaaatattattcttgTGGATTTAATAACGTGATAAAAGTTTAACGTTATTATAGTccaaaatttaaagtttaacatgataaaaaattaatacaagGCCAGaacataaaaaatgataaaaaattaatacaaggccaaaacataaaaaatgataaaaatttgtagaaaaaataacgaaaatttgatattaaaagtTGAATTCTTcgttatttttaaaagaaagaaaaaataatgaaaatttgacTACATGAAGTCTCGAACCCGGGTAGTAGATCGAAAAGCATAACTCTCATGACAAATACTACCACTGGACTACAGAACATCACCAATATTTTGTGGCtgaaatttgtttatatattttgttcggGCGCAAGCACCAGCTTGGCTCGCTTGTACTCGTGGCCGGCTCTGCAAATGGAGAGTCGCAAACATTCTTGCTTTATGGAAGTACCCTTGgtgtaaatattttaaaatttcaggaTCTAAATGATCTCTAAACTCTCTTTCCAAAAAAGCAATATATTACTTTTACATTGTTTTCACTAAGTCCTCATTTGAATCAACTTGTACATATGATAGGCACACAACACCTATTGTACGtactttgaaaattaaaatttgttattgaATTTCCAGTAAAATCAACTCGCCAATTTTTGAGATACAAATAAGGAATATTCTTTAGCTTCTTCCAAGCTGCTACCTTTATTCCCTGTGAGAAATGTAccaaatttatgaaaaatgacCATcttgatgaaaagaaaaaaatgaaaattagaaaCTATTAAAAGTGACTTATTAAGAATCAAACAACATTAAAATATCCATAAGTTCATATAAAATGAAAGTCACACTTAAATCTAAACACTAAAATTTACGAAAACCTATAATTTGAGTtaggaagaagataaaataaacTAGTAATTATCAATGATTAACTTATTTTCTTAATCCGGCTTAACAAGTGAAAgatttgtaaacttcaagaatcaCATTCCGCCCCTCCCATTGAATCAAATGTAATTCCATCAACATATTACATCTTCATATTTTCATGTTCataaataattgaaattatttgataaaaagatGTGGATCCAAATCAAGCCAACATTTTTACTGGTAAATGAATAAAGGCGTGAATACTCCATTTACactcacaaaaaaaatgaaacaggtTTTTTAAGCAATTAAAAATTGGAAGATAAGAGTTTTATTACTAAAGTTAGTCCACCAAAATTAACGATCCATAATAGACATCGTTAAAAAAGATGGTATATTctgcaaaaattaatatttcaaaaaaaataataatgatgcGTGCTGTTCATGAAtctattatatgataatttattatgaaaaacaatttttgaaaacacttcatcttcttttgcaGGATCCTCAACATAATACATGAcgataaaatgtttttttattaatgacatgaaaatgaaaagtataaaatattatacatatccCCCGGTTTAGGAACAACTGAAATTGCTAATACAGTCGCAAACCGAAGAAATGTGTTTGTATTAGGCCAAACTCGAGGTTTGAACATGTACAAAAAAAGCCCATTACTAGTCGTAGTGTCAGTCAAACTAATCAGTTTCAGTCAATTTATTCATGCAACAAAAGGCACGGTCCAGATTCACATCTTCTCCTGGGGCTGCGCtacataatataatattctttccTCTTTTTCCCTCGGCGCCAACGTCAAAAAAATCTGGCGGTCGATCAAAAATTTTCGAAAATTTTCAACATTTCGCCGGCGAACTCGAAAATGaaaaaaggtttcaaatttTTCATTACCACACGCCAAATCAAATACACCCTTTCAGATCTCTATACTACTTCCtcagactctctctctctctctctacctctatctctctccttcgctctcttcttcttctctctctctcttcctcttttgttCCATTTGCTTCCcttaatcatcatcttcaagaatCCGAAGAAGAGAGCAAACGAATCCTAAATCTGGTGACTTGAAAGCTACCCAGAAGTCAAAATCTAAGGTACTTTGACTTTGGATTTCTCTTTGGTCTCAAATCTGGGCATTATTAGGATCTTCCCccaatttttagggttcttgattAGCTGGGTTTTGGGGTAATCCAATTTCACGGATATGGTGAGGATTCAGAAAGTAGAATCGTTCTATGCGAAGCTTCGTGAGTCAGCTACTTCGTTATCTTCACAGAATCCGCTTTTGATATTCCCTTCTACATCTGATGTTGACTCACTCTGTGCGCTTAAGGTGATAACTCATATACTGGAATCAGATTCGATTCAGTATTCTTGTTTCCCCGTATCCTCTTTTCTGGAGATTCACAAGTACGCTGGTCCTGCTGGGTTGTGTTCTACTTCCTCTGAGAGTCCTCCTGTTACTATACTTTTGATTAACTGGGGTTGTCACCGTGATTTGAAGGTTGTGTTGAAGTTAGGTCCCGCGGCTCGTGTCTTTGTTGTGGATAGTCATAGGCCTATTCATTTGCATAACCTGAGTGATCAGAATGAGCAAGTTGTTGTTCTTcatactgatgatgatgagaggcAAGCTGATTTGGCTTATGATTTTGATGTGTTGAAGCTTGCGAATGAGAGCTTTCAGTTGCATATGGAAAGGGCTGAAGAAGCTGGCGAATCTGATGgggaggaggatgatgatgaggatgaggaggaagaagagggtagtgatgatgatgatgatggagatggtgATAGGCCAAGTAAGAGGAGGAAAATGGAAGATGGTGTCAAGGTTTTCAAGAAGCTAAAGAGGGATTATTACAAGATGGGGACTTTTCATGGGAAGCCATCGGGATGCTTGTTGTTTGAGCTGTCCCACATGTTGAGGAAGAACACTAATGAGTTGCTCTGGCTGGCTTGTGTTTCTTTGACTGATCAGTTTGTTCACGAGAGGTTGACTGATGAAAGATACCAAGCTGCGGTTATGGAGCTTGAACAACACATCAATAGCTCAGGAAACATTGATAAGATCACTTCTGTTACTTTGAAAGATGGAACCAAGATTCGAGCACCAGACTGCTCAAGAATCTCTTATGAAGAAGAGCCTAGGCTTATGCTTCTCAGGGAGTGGACGTTGTTTGACTCCATGCTTTGTTCCTCTTACATTGCGACTAAGTTGAAGACATGGAGCGATAACGGCATCAAGAAACTTAAGCTTCTTCTAGCCCGTATGGGGT
The Camelina sativa cultivar DH55 chromosome 15, Cs, whole genome shotgun sequence DNA segment above includes these coding regions:
- the LOC104747059 gene encoding cell division control protein 45 homolog translates to MVRIQKVESFYAKLRESATSLSSQNPLLIFPSTSDVDSLCALKVITHILESDSIQYSCFPVSSFLEIHKYAGPAGLCSTSSESPPVTILLINWGCHRDLKVVLKLGPAARVFVVDSHRPIHLHNLSDQNEQVVVLHTDDDERQADLAYDFDVLKLANESFQLHMERAEEAGESDGEEDDDEDEEEEEGSDDDDDGDGDRPSKRRKMEDGVKVFKKLKRDYYKMGTFHGKPSGCLLFELSHMLRKNTNELLWLACVSLTDQFVHERLTDERYQAAVMELEQHINSSGNIDKITSVTLKDGTKIRAPDCSRISYEEEPRLMLLREWTLFDSMLCSSYIATKLKTWSDNGIKKLKLLLARMGFALIECQQKFPYMSLEVKRKMKQEFDRFLPEYGLNDFYYRSFLRLHGYSSRVSAADVVYGITALLESFLGSGGSSASKQFGEAYDALSLNNLDKLRSGMQQAIKVQRAILRQGSTAIMKSGCIRSGRKFRWVKVEDSMDAKYLGYPQALTKFCYFLMDALREKGARMKPMLCACASQQPGKILVVGVCGKPRLGAVRGNAFGNAFRKAAQESRADYFHELFESSWIVLDSSAVNSFMIRLTEML